The genomic DNA ACCTCGTCGCCATCACCAACGACATCTACACCAAGGAAGACCAGCGCCTGCTGACCGTGGCCGGTGCCCTGCCCGCCGAACGCATCATGGGCGTGGAGACCGGCGGCTGCCCGCACACCGCCATCCGCGAAGATGCCTCCATCAACCTCGAGGCCATCGACCGCATGCTCGAGGACTTTCCCGATGCCGACGTGGTGTTCGTCGAATCGGGCGGCGACAACCTCGCGGCCACCTTCAGCCCCGAGCTGTCGGACCTGACGATCTACGTGATCGACGTGGCGGCCGGCGAGAAGATTCCGCGCAAGGGCGGCCCCGGCATCACCAAGAGCGACCTGTTCGTCATCAACAAGACCGACCTCGCCCCCTACGTCGGCGCGAACCTCGACGTGATGGAACAGGACACGCAGCGCATGCGCCGCCAGCGCCCCTACGTGATGACCAACCTCAAGACCCACACCGGCGTGGCCGAGGTGGTGGCGTTCATCGAGAAGCGCGGCATGCTCAACGCGGCCTGAGCCGCTTCCCTTCAGAGCTCGCTGCCGTCGCGGACCTGCCGCGCCTTGTAGACGAGCCGCACGCTCGCACGGTGCGCGTCGCGCACGTGCTGCAGGTAGACGTCGGCGTCTGCGCTCGTCCACGCCGCGTAGGCGGTGCCCGGATCGTTCGACACCAGCTCGCCGCCGAAAGCCCCGCGTCCCCATCGAAGCAGTTCGGCAAATGCGGCCGCACCGCCGTCAGGCAGGGCCTGCGCGGATGCGAGGAACTCGACGCGCCGCAGCTGCGAATCGGCAAAGAAGAAGGTCGGCTCGAACACCAGCCCCGCCATCGAGACCGGTGCCGCCTGCCAGCTGCCGATCAGGCCGCCTGCGAGCCGCTGCGGCCGCTGCACGCGCTCGACCGCAGGCATCGCGGCCTGCAGTTCACTGGCCGTCATGCCGAGCCGCACACCGGGCGGCAAGGCTTGCGCATGCAGCGCCCCGGCAGCGAAAACCATTGCCCCGACGGCGAGCGTGCGAACAACAAGGCCGGGAGAAGACAAGAGAACAACGAATCGCAGCTTCGACATCGGAACAGGAAGAAACACTGGCGGCCAGGACAGTCGCAAGTATCGCGCGAGCGAAGCCCCCCGTTCCGGGCGGGATCGAATGGCCCTCGCGCAAGCGGCTTGCGCAGAGCCCGGCGCTCAGCCCGCCACCGATGCCGCCCGTCCGGGCAGCGGCAGGCGCAGCGTCAGGCCCAGCGTGCCGCCCGCGTGCGGCGCCGCATAGATGCGCCCGCCGTGGCGGCTGGCAATGCGCTCGCACACGCGCGCACTGGCATGGCCGACGGCCTGGGTCGCCTCGAGGAAGCGCGCCAGCGGCGGGCTCGCGTCGGAGGCGTCGAGATCCCTCCAATGGACGACGGCCTGGCCGCTTTCCATCCGCGCCGAGACCTGCAGCGTGGCCCCGGGGGACATCACCCTTGCCGCATACCCTGCGACCTTGGAAATCAGTTCCTCCAGTTCGGCTTCGATGCCGAACACAGGCACCACCTCGTGCGGAACCCGGATGTCGAAGCGGATGGGCCAGCCGGACGCGCCTTCGGAGCCTTCGAGACTCCGCAGCGACGCAAGAAGCGGCCGGAGGTCCTGCATGCTGCTCTCGCGCATCTTCTGCTGCGCTTCGCGCCGGGCCTGCGCGGCCATTTCGCGCGCTTGCGCGCCGGCCTTGAGGTTGGAAACGAGCAGGGAGGCGATGAAGGCCAGTACCGCGGCCAGGCCGAGTGCAACGACGATGGCAATGGCCAGGCCCAGATGGCTTGAATACATGGCTCGTGCGCCTTCAACGCCCCTGCGACGGCCGGAACTCCAGCGCACCGCCGGGACCGCGTTCGCAAGTCCCCGACAAGCTGTCGGCGCGAGGACCCGGAAGCACCGGGCGCGCGCCTTCGGCCTGGCCGGCGCACACATCCCATGCGGCCATTGGCGGCCTTGGCGGCGCTTCGCCGCGAAAACCCGGATGCCCGCTCCAGCCAGGCGGCGGGCCATGGGGCGGCGGTGGCGCAAGCATGATGCAGCTGGACAGGCCGACAGCGGCGAGCAAGCCCGCCAGGTGATGGATTCTGGTCATTTGAAACTCATGAACAAGGTCACGGGCGCATGCAGCGGGGCTGCGCACTGCGCTGCCCCGCCGCACACGGCCTGTCGTCAGAACGCGTGCCGGATGCCGAAGTCGTAGCCCGTGGACGAGCGCGGCAGGCCCGTGTAGCTGACGCCGGCACTGCCGTAGCCCGTGGTGCTCGCGGCGCTCAGGCTGCCGGTGTAGGCCGCATCGTTGCGGTTGTTCACGCGCGCCACCGTCGCGTACAGGGCTGTGCGCTTCGACAGGTTGTGCACATAGCCGATGGCCAGCTTCTGCGCGCGCGGATCTTCGCCCGAGATGCCGACGGCGCCTTCGTTGTAGCGCACGGTGGAGTACGACGCGCGGATCAGGCCCGCCCCCACCGGCATGCTCGCGCCGATCAGGTAGCCGTTGTAGCTGTCGTGGCTGTTGCCGGCGGCGAGATCGAACTTGTTCTTCACGTTCGAGAGTTCGCCGAACAGCTTGACGGGACCGAAGTCGTACGACGCGCCGAGGTTGATGGTCTGCACCTTGCGGGTCAGCGAAGTGGTGTCCACGGCGACGTTCTCGCCCATCGACAGCGCCACGTCGAGCGGCCCGTTCGCATAGCCGAAGCGGCCGCCGACATAGCGGCCCGCGCTGCTGCTGGTTGCGGCCGTGGTGTCGGTGGCGCTGGTCTTGGTGTTCTCGTTCAGGCTGTACTGCAGCTGGCCGTAGAAGCCGCCGAGGTTCGGCGGCAGGAAATAGCCGACCATGTTGCTGGCACGCGCGTAATTGGCGTTGTTCAGGCCGGTGCTGCCGCTCACGGTGTTGATCACGCTGGAGCCCGATCCGTTGGTGCCGAACGGATCGAAGACCGTGTCGTTCCAGAAGGTGGCGGTGTAGTCGCGGCCCAGCCGCAACTCGCCGAAGCCGCCCGAAAGGCTCACGGTGGAACGGCGGTTGAAGGTGGAGATGCCGGTGGCGCCGTCGTCGTTGGTGATCGGCGCTTCGAGCCAGAAGCTGGCGGCCAGCCCCCCGCCCAGGTCTTCCGTGCCACGGAAGCCGATGCGGCTGGAGTTGTAGCCGGAGTTGGCGAGGCTCCACTTGCTTTGCTTCGAGCTCAGGCCCGTGGCCGCATCGCGCGAGGTGGCCGACTGGTAGGTCACGCCGGCATCGATGACGCCGAACAACGTGACGGACGATTGGGCAGAGGCCAGGCCGGCAACGGCCAGCGCGGCGAGTGCCGTGAGGGGTTTCTTCATTCAGGTTTCTCCGGTTTTCAGCAGCTCTTCATCGAGCAGCTGGACGGATGGTCCCGTTCAAATTTGGAGGAATCTGGTCGATGCGGCCTGCTTTGCATCGACTGTTGTTTGTGCGCACGCCCAAGCCCCTCGGCCGTGCACGGCCTCGTACCAGAAATCTCCCAAATGGCACGCAATGCTCGGCACCCGAAGGAGCCCGACATGACCATTGCATTGCAGAACACCATCGCAGCCTCGCTGGGTGTGCAGCAGCTCGCCAGCGCATTCAGCCCGGCCTTTTCCCACTTGCGCATTCTTCGCAACCTGATCATCCCGATGCCCGAGGGCAGTGCGGTGCGCACCGCCATGATCGATGCGGTGCTGGTGTGCGAAACCGGCGTCTACCTGTTCGAGATCAAGGCCTGGCGAAATGCCTTCGTCTACCGCAAGAAATCGGAGGCAGCGCCGCCGCGCTGGTTCCTGCGGCTGCAGGGCTGCAGCCGGGCGCGCGAGGTGAAGGATCCCGCATGGCAGGGCGGCCGCAAGACCACGCAGCTGCGAAGCCTGCTGAGCGACGACCTGCGGCTGCAGTATTTCGTGCTGCTGCCCTGCGAGGGCATCGAGCTCGAAGGCGTGATGCCCGCCGCCGTGATCACGCAGCAGGACCTGCCCTACATTGCGCGCCTGGTACGCAACAACGGCCGCACTGCGCGCACCTATCCGCTGCTGGATGCCGACGCCATCGACCGCACCGCACAGCGGCTGCTCGACATCCAGGGCCGCCTCTCGCTCGACGACCACATGCAGAACTGCCGCGAGAGAAGCGCGCAGATCTCCACGCGCTGGAACGGCACGGGGGCCGCCGCGGCCGCCGGCATCGGACTGCAGTAGCTGCGCCTCGGGCACGCCCCCGCGGGGCGCAGGGCGTCCCAGATTTCTCCGACTTTGGCAGGGACCATGCGGCGATGAATCCTTTCAAGACCGCATCCGCCCTTGCCGCACTGTCCATCTCGTTTGCATGCGCTCCCGCCTGGGCCGCCGATCCGTTCACCGTCAGGGACATCCGGCTCGAGGGTCTGCAGCGCGTGGAGCCCGGGACGGTCTTTGCCACGCTCGGCATCAAGGCGGGCGACACCTACAGCGACGACCGCGGCAGCGCGGCCATCCGATCGCTGTTCGAGCTCGGCCTCTTCAAGGACGTGCGCATCGACGTCAACGCCAGCGTGCTGGTGGTGATCGTCGAGGAGCGCCCCTCGATTGCCGACGTGGACTTCGTCGGCACCAAGGAGTTCGACAAGGCCGCGCTCCAGAAGGCGCTGCGCGGCGTGGGCCTGGCCGAGGGCCAGCCCTACGACA from Variovorax sp. V93 includes the following:
- the ureG gene encoding urease accessory protein UreG, whose translation is MTSALHHIPHRTKKLPPLRVGIGGPVGSGKTTLLEMLCKAMRDKYDLVAITNDIYTKEDQRLLTVAGALPAERIMGVETGGCPHTAIREDASINLEAIDRMLEDFPDADVVFVESGGDNLAATFSPELSDLTIYVIDVAAGEKIPRKGGPGITKSDLFVINKTDLAPYVGANLDVMEQDTQRMRRQRPYVMTNLKTHTGVAEVVAFIEKRGMLNAA
- a CDS encoding ATP-binding protein, which translates into the protein MYSSHLGLAIAIVVALGLAAVLAFIASLLVSNLKAGAQAREMAAQARREAQQKMRESSMQDLRPLLASLRSLEGSEGASGWPIRFDIRVPHEVVPVFGIEAELEELISKVAGYAARVMSPGATLQVSARMESGQAVVHWRDLDASDASPPLARFLEATQAVGHASARVCERIASRHGGRIYAAPHAGGTLGLTLRLPLPGRAASVAG
- a CDS encoding porin, producing MKKPLTALAALAVAGLASAQSSVTLFGVIDAGVTYQSATSRDAATGLSSKQSKWSLANSGYNSSRIGFRGTEDLGGGLAASFWLEAPITNDDGATGISTFNRRSTVSLSGGFGELRLGRDYTATFWNDTVFDPFGTNGSGSSVINTVSGSTGLNNANYARASNMVGYFLPPNLGGFYGQLQYSLNENTKTSATDTTAATSSSAGRYVGGRFGYANGPLDVALSMGENVAVDTTSLTRKVQTINLGASYDFGPVKLFGELSNVKNKFDLAAGNSHDSYNGYLIGASMPVGAGLIRASYSTVRYNEGAVGISGEDPRAQKLAIGYVHNLSKRTALYATVARVNNRNDAAYTGSLSAASTTGYGSAGVSYTGLPRSSTGYDFGIRHAF
- a CDS encoding nuclease-related domain-containing protein, which encodes MTIALQNTIAASLGVQQLASAFSPAFSHLRILRNLIIPMPEGSAVRTAMIDAVLVCETGVYLFEIKAWRNAFVYRKKSEAAPPRWFLRLQGCSRAREVKDPAWQGGRKTTQLRSLLSDDLRLQYFVLLPCEGIELEGVMPAAVITQQDLPYIARLVRNNGRTARTYPLLDADAIDRTAQRLLDIQGRLSLDDHMQNCRERSAQISTRWNGTGAAAAAGIGLQ